In Microbulbifer sp. GL-2, the following are encoded in one genomic region:
- the dapE gene encoding succinyl-diaminopimelate desuccinylase: MTPTLQLAFDLIRRRSVTPEDAGCMEMMIQRLEKIGFEVTKLRRGDTDNFWAVRNGQNNGPLLAFAGHTDVVPSGPEENWSSPPFEPEIRDGFLYGRGAADMKGSLAAMVVACEEFIDQQPNHSGRIAFLITSDEEGPATNGTVKVVEWLQEQGEKIDCCIVGEPSSSERVGDIIKNGRRGSLGLELKVSGVQGHVAYPHMAENPIHTLAPALAELAAEKWDQGNQFFPATSFQVSNINGGTGATNVIPGEVELLCNWRFSTESTAEELEARACAILDKHNLKYEANFNLSGHPFLTAEGPLVHAVEQAIQKITGKETELSTAGGTSDGRFIAPTGAQVVELGPVNATIHKVDERVEASHLDVLKEIYREALKELLA; encoded by the coding sequence GTGACCCCCACCCTGCAACTCGCCTTCGACCTTATTCGGCGTCGCTCCGTAACCCCTGAAGACGCAGGCTGTATGGAAATGATGATCCAGCGCTTGGAGAAAATTGGCTTTGAGGTAACTAAGCTGCGACGTGGGGATACCGATAATTTCTGGGCAGTGCGCAACGGGCAAAATAACGGCCCGCTACTTGCCTTCGCGGGCCACACTGATGTGGTGCCCAGCGGCCCAGAGGAGAATTGGAGCAGTCCCCCGTTCGAACCGGAAATTCGCGATGGTTTTCTTTATGGGCGCGGCGCGGCCGACATGAAGGGTTCGCTTGCTGCAATGGTAGTGGCCTGTGAAGAATTTATCGATCAACAGCCGAACCACAGCGGGCGCATCGCCTTTTTGATTACCAGCGACGAGGAAGGCCCAGCTACCAACGGCACCGTCAAGGTTGTTGAGTGGCTCCAAGAGCAGGGAGAGAAAATTGACTGCTGTATTGTGGGCGAGCCCTCCAGCAGCGAGCGCGTAGGAGATATCATCAAGAATGGGCGACGCGGCTCCCTGGGGTTGGAATTGAAGGTGTCCGGTGTGCAGGGGCATGTTGCCTACCCCCACATGGCGGAAAACCCAATTCACACCCTGGCCCCCGCGCTGGCCGAATTAGCCGCAGAAAAGTGGGATCAGGGCAATCAATTTTTCCCCGCCACCAGTTTCCAGGTTTCCAATATCAATGGGGGCACCGGAGCAACCAATGTGATTCCCGGTGAAGTGGAATTACTCTGTAATTGGCGTTTTTCTACGGAGTCCACCGCCGAAGAACTGGAAGCCCGTGCCTGCGCAATTCTGGATAAGCACAACCTAAAGTATGAAGCTAATTTCAATTTGTCTGGGCACCCTTTCCTCACTGCCGAGGGCCCACTAGTACATGCTGTGGAACAAGCTATCCAAAAAATTACCGGGAAGGAAACTGAATTATCGACAGCCGGGGGTACTTCCGACGGCCGTTTTATTGCACCGACCGGAGCGCAAGTAGTTGAGCTGGGGCCGGTCAATGCAACTATTCACAAAGTGGATGAGAGAGTCGAAGCCAGCCATCTGGATGTGCTCAAGGAAATTTATCGGGAAGCGCTAAAAGAACTTCTTGCATAA